One stretch of Rhinatrema bivittatum chromosome 8, aRhiBiv1.1, whole genome shotgun sequence DNA includes these proteins:
- the LOC115097848 gene encoding myeloblastin-like yields MNLFHLFSCVLYVLCTTYSGQGENLRSWIVGGREARPNSWPFIASLQIQGQHFCGGSLIAPQFLLTAAHCFQDLNPVFVTVVLGVHSLTANEATRQRFRISRIFENGFNPQSLENDILVLMLDRAADLNASVQTVKLPEQNQTVPSGALCVTAGWGQLSTQGRAPDRLQELNVTVTRRNRCRPTNICTRVFMRQAGICFGDSGGPLVCDGVLQGVSSFIIDTCGNGIAPDFFARVALFRSFIDSALASVERKRLRHPDIL; encoded by the exons ATGAATCTTTTCCACCTTTTCTCCTGCGTCCTGTATGTGCTTTGCACCACCTACTCCGGCCAAGGCG AAAACCTTCGGAGCTGGATTGTCGGGGGTAGAGAAGCTCGTCCCAACTCCTGGCCCTTCATTGCCTCCCTACAGATCCAAGGGCAGCACTTCTGTGGGGGGTCACTGATAGCCCCCCAGTTCCTGCTCACAGCAGCCCACTGCTTCCAGGATCT AAACCCTGTGTTTGTGACTGTCGTGCTCGGGGTCCATTCGCTGACTGCCAACGAGGCCACGAGACAGAGGTTCCGGATCTCGCGTATCTTTGAGAATGGCTTTAACCCTCAGAGCTTGGAGAATGACATTCTGGTGTTAATG ctggatcGTGCAGCTGATCTGAATGCCAGTGTGCAGACGGTGAAACTCCCAGAGCAGAACCAGACTGTTCCTTCAGGAGCTCTGTGTGTTACGGCAGGGTGGGGCCAGCTGTCCACCCAGGGCCGAGCCCCGGACCGACTGCAGGAGCTGAATGTCACAGTAACCAGGAGAAATCGGTGCAGACCAACCAATATCTGCACCCGTGTCTTCATGCGCCAGGCAGGAATCTGCTTT ggtgattctggtggacCATTGGTTTGTGATGGTGTCCTCCAGGGAGTGTCCTCATTCATCATTGACACCTGTGGCAATGGGATTGCCCCTGACTTCTTTGCCCGCGTTGCGCTGTTCCGTAGCTTTATTGACAGTGCCCTTGCAAGCGTGGAGAGGAAAAGGTTGCGTCATCCTGATATCCTCTGA